From Dreissena polymorpha isolate Duluth1 chromosome 15, UMN_Dpol_1.0, whole genome shotgun sequence, a single genomic window includes:
- the LOC127860864 gene encoding uncharacterized protein LOC127860864 produces MASDNSHRHEGGPLERSHMKEMILRNALESAALIKTSKHLESQRRAFVRQSTRDEDEMRSLLGRLQMGQPLVTNGDAVSDSAHYTCTESVNGMDETDGYMDRVISSTTSEINGVPFHSCQEVASSNPYPVTILPRFGGTPSRKLPVVSTRVPIWSRRKSIEYEDIQDSLTSMRSSATSSVISTNQRVSGSTSCLLRESARSGDWLASPEAISSVRRMRKSVTSQAQRKLLRKPSTDSQYSNESLTGSGTSSPLSRSRNNSLKERKRHDSVHDGEISPRNTRSSRHGGSLKERKKSQTDTGNIKIRKPIARSYSTLSKSPGYGDGFGFDRVSEILSTDIARDRPVDKYSDSETTRNKSLKRAGACNKGHRAVCRVSSNESNISNDSDVVNSPE; encoded by the exons ATGGCGTCCGATAATTCGCACCGCCATGAAGGCGGTCCCTTGGAGCGCAGTCATATGAAGGAAATGATTCTTAGGAACGCCCTGGAGAGCGCCGCGCTGATCAAGACGTCCAAGCACCTGGAAAGTCAAAGGCGAGCGTTCGTACGTCAGAGCACGCGCGACGAGGACGAGATGCGCAGTCTGCTGGGTCGTCTACAAATGGGGCAGCCGTTGGTAACCAATGGCGACGCCGTCAGCGACTCGGCCCACTACACGTGTACTGAGAGCGTTAACGGCATGG ATGAAACTGACGGCTATATGGACCGGGTAATCTCAAGCACAACATCCGAAATAAATGGCGTTCCGTTCCATTCATGTCAGGAAGTTGCTTCGTCAAATCCATATCCGGTCACCATATTGCCAAGATTTGGTGGAACGCCTTCACGAAAACTGCCTGTGGTCAGTACTCGAG TTCCCATATGGTCAAGACGTAAGTCAATAGAGTATGAAGATATCCAAGATTCCCTTACTTCTATGAGATCGTCTGCTACATCGTCTGTAATTTCCACCAACCAACGCGTCTCTGGTTCAACGTCTTGCCTCTTACGCGAGAGCGCAAGATCAGGCGATTGGCTGGCCAGTCCGGAAGCCATTTCGTCCGTCAGGCGCATGCGCAAATCGGTCACTTCGCAAGCGCAACGGAAGTTGTTACGAAAACCAAGCACCGACTCGCAATACTCGAACGAGTCGTTGACTGGTTCCGGAACTTCGTCGCCCCTCTCACGATCCCGAAATAACTCGCTTAAAGAGCGAAAGCGACACGATTCGGTACATGATGGCGAGATTTCTCCCAGAAATACTAGATCATCGCGCCATGGTGGGTCTCTAAAAGAGCGAAAAAAAAGTCAAACAGACACCGGCAATATTAAAATTCGTAAACCGATTGCAAGATCCTACTCAACACTGTCAAAATCTCCTGGCTATGGCGACGGATTCGGGTTCGACAGGGTTTCCGAAATATTGAGCACGGACATAGCGAGAGATCGACCTGTAGATAAGTACTCAGACTCAGAAACCACACGGAATAAAAGCCTGAAGCGAGCCGGGGCATGTAACAAAGGTCATCGCGCGGTCTGTCGAGTGTCGAGCAATGAGTCCAATATTTCTAACGACAGTGATGTGGTTAATAGCCCCGAATAA